A section of the Cuniculiplasma divulgatum genome encodes:
- a CDS encoding GntR family transcriptional regulator, which translates to MAFIIEIDDSLETPLYAQIKLSVISGIKTGKLKPGDVLLSSRELAKSLGINYHTVNKAYDLLVQEGFLIRDKKKRTFVNKWASGDDSRFLKRWEDLEKSLIEEAKARGVTSVRILDIVREALGNS; encoded by the coding sequence ATGGCATTCATAATTGAAATAGATGATTCATTGGAGACTCCGCTCTACGCCCAGATCAAGCTGTCAGTCATATCAGGCATCAAGACAGGCAAACTCAAGCCAGGTGATGTTCTTCTCTCATCCCGTGAACTGGCAAAGTCACTTGGGATAAATTACCACACTGTCAACAAAGCATACGATCTCCTTGTGCAGGAGGGGTTTCTCATACGGGACAAGAAAAAGAGAACATTTGTAAATAAATGGGCCAGTGGAGATGATTCCAGATTCCTCAAACGCTGGGAGGACCTGGAAAAAAGCCTCATAGAAGAGGCAAAGGCACGTGGAGTCACCAGTGTGAGGATACTGGACATTGTCAGGGAAGCACTGGGAAACAGCTGA
- a CDS encoding DUF5808 domain-containing protein, with amino-acid sequence MIQYLINVADSTVIIFLLAYINFIMPSLTPRSVQFGVRIPPERIADRSYLYIRKRFRIHVAASSSIVLISSLLVCIITGSAGFSPLFILVEILTMWFVYLDARRHLRNVKISEKWTEGYIQKMPAVITPERPATVRILLYFVMPLTVIVSTAVIAMREYPYMHAILPVKFSGADPVAFAHKTVQLVLTPVYSQLIFLGIYSILVFALCRVKVVPEYPDLDRSLAVQRHYRLGVIFALSVLLTMVEVDIMLSGMAQWEIVPGIFTEFSVIPSVVGLVLVVAIVSRMRHRFPGQLNVESAGPRRVMNRDDDSFWKAGMIYYNRDDPSVIVPKRFGIGYTVNYGNPLIKIAILILLASLVWLLIRPIVG; translated from the coding sequence GTGATACAGTACCTCATTAATGTTGCAGATTCAACTGTAATCATATTTCTACTTGCTTATATAAATTTCATCATGCCATCACTGACTCCAAGATCTGTGCAGTTTGGTGTAAGAATTCCGCCGGAAAGGATCGCAGATCGTTCCTACCTTTACATAAGGAAGCGATTCAGAATTCACGTTGCTGCATCCTCAAGCATCGTTCTGATATCGAGCCTTCTGGTATGCATTATCACTGGATCGGCCGGATTTTCGCCACTTTTCATACTTGTGGAAATTCTCACAATGTGGTTTGTATATCTCGATGCACGGAGACACCTGAGAAATGTTAAGATCAGTGAAAAATGGACTGAAGGGTATATACAGAAGATGCCGGCCGTTATCACGCCCGAGAGACCTGCTACGGTACGAATACTTCTGTATTTTGTTATGCCGCTGACTGTCATAGTTTCCACTGCTGTCATCGCAATGAGGGAATATCCATACATGCATGCAATTCTGCCCGTGAAATTTTCTGGCGCAGACCCGGTTGCATTTGCCCACAAGACAGTTCAGCTGGTTCTGACACCTGTATATTCTCAGCTTATTTTCCTGGGGATATATTCCATACTTGTCTTTGCACTCTGCCGCGTAAAGGTTGTGCCAGAGTACCCTGATCTGGACAGATCCCTGGCAGTCCAGCGCCATTACAGGCTTGGCGTAATTTTTGCCCTATCCGTTCTTCTTACAATGGTTGAAGTAGATATCATGCTATCGGGAATGGCCCAGTGGGAGATTGTTCCAGGCATCTTTACAGAATTTTCTGTTATTCCATCTGTAGTGGGACTTGTCCTTGTGGTTGCAATAGTGTCAAGGATGAGGCACCGTTTTCCCGGTCAGCTGAATGTGGAATCAGCTGGACCCAGGCGCGTGATGAACAGGGATGATGATTCATTCTGGAAGGCTGGCATGATATATTATAACCGTGATGATCCTTCGGTAATTGTTCCAAAGAGGTTCGGCATAGGCTATACGGTCAATTACGGCAACCCACTCATTAAAATTGCAATACTCATCCTCCTAGCCTCTCTGGTATGGCTTCTTATAAGGCCTATTGTGGGTTGA
- a CDS encoding transposase encodes MLKTLQIKLLPHDEQQGALVDTFIKFNSACNFVSRIAFEGKLYNKVILQKITYRDIRERFGLAAQLAIRVIAKVVETYKADRTSFHEFRDFGSIVYDQRILSFKGVDEVSISTTSGRVRVPITIGKYGDIPFERIRGQCDLIRKNKMFYLMVAVEVPEEPIIKPNDTMGVDMGIVNIAVDSTGKYYSGDEINEVREHNADLRSRLQSVGTKSAKRHLKKLSGKEGRFARTTNHIISEEIVQKAKGTSSAIAIENLSGIRMRTTVRKGNRYIHNSWAFNQLRSFIEYRAREAGIPVIVVDPHNTSRECPHCHAISRKNRLEQSRFRCISCGFEGEADFIASLNIRNRAAVSQPIVAS; translated from the coding sequence GTGCTCAAGACCCTTCAGATAAAGCTGCTTCCCCATGATGAACAGCAGGGAGCATTGGTTGATACCTTCATCAAATTCAACAGTGCCTGCAACTTTGTTTCCAGGATAGCGTTTGAAGGGAAGCTGTATAACAAGGTTATTCTCCAGAAAATCACGTACAGGGACATCAGGGAGAGGTTCGGTCTTGCTGCACAGCTTGCCATCAGGGTCATAGCAAAGGTTGTTGAAACCTATAAGGCTGATAGGACATCTTTCCATGAGTTCAGGGATTTTGGTTCCATTGTATATGATCAGAGGATACTGAGCTTCAAGGGTGTTGATGAGGTGAGCATCAGTACCACCAGTGGAAGGGTAAGAGTACCCATAACCATTGGAAAATATGGTGATATACCTTTTGAAAGGATCAGGGGTCAGTGTGATCTCATCAGGAAGAACAAAATGTTCTACCTCATGGTTGCCGTTGAAGTTCCTGAAGAACCCATCATCAAACCGAATGACACCATGGGAGTTGACATGGGCATCGTGAATATTGCGGTGGATTCTACCGGGAAGTACTATTCCGGTGATGAGATCAATGAGGTCAGGGAACACAATGCTGATCTCCGTTCCCGTCTCCAGTCTGTAGGGACCAAATCCGCAAAACGCCATCTGAAGAAACTCTCCGGAAAGGAGGGCAGGTTCGCCAGAACCACCAACCACATAATATCTGAAGAGATCGTTCAGAAAGCCAAAGGCACCTCTTCTGCCATTGCCATTGAAAACCTCAGTGGCATAAGAATGAGGACAACCGTTAGGAAAGGCAACAGGTACATCCATAATTCGTGGGCTTTCAACCAGCTCCGGTCGTTCATTGAATACAGGGCAAGGGAAGCAGGAATCCCTGTCATTGTTGTGGACCCACACAACACCAGCAGGGAATGTCCCCATTGCCATGCCATAAGCAGGAAGAACAGGCTGGAACAATCCAGGTTCAGATGTATTTCCTGTGGGTTTGAGGGAGAAGCGGATTTCATCGCCTCCCTCAACATCAGGAACAGGGCTGCTGTCAGCCAGCCTATTGTAGCCTCATAA
- a CDS encoding DNA-directed RNA polymerase subunit N has product MIIPVRCFSCGRVIASDYVKFSEKMTEIRASGREPTPDEIASTMDDLHLHRYCCRRMILSHTDLIDEILPFS; this is encoded by the coding sequence ATGATTATACCTGTAAGATGTTTCAGCTGCGGAAGGGTGATAGCATCAGATTATGTCAAGTTCAGTGAGAAGATGACAGAGATCAGGGCTTCTGGGAGGGAACCTACCCCTGACGAGATTGCGTCCACAATGGATGATCTCCACCTTCACAGATACTGCTGCAGAAGGATGATTCTGTCTCACACTGACCTGATAGATGAAATCCTTCCATTCTCGTGA
- a CDS encoding 30S ribosomal protein S9 — MKGQNVVVTSGKRKTAIARAVTRKGNGQVTINGYPVEFHPVQILRQKIEEPLLIIGERANEVNIDVKVAGGGMTGQADASRTAIAKGIVKFLKDDKIEEMFRQYDRTLLVNDIRRKMPKKPSGKGARAKRQKSYR; from the coding sequence ATGAAAGGACAAAACGTAGTAGTAACCTCGGGCAAGAGGAAAACTGCCATAGCCAGGGCCGTTACCAGGAAAGGAAACGGACAGGTGACAATAAACGGGTATCCTGTGGAATTCCACCCGGTTCAGATTCTCAGGCAGAAAATTGAGGAACCCCTCCTCATAATAGGGGAGAGAGCCAATGAAGTGAACATAGACGTAAAGGTTGCCGGAGGAGGAATGACTGGCCAGGCCGATGCTTCAAGAACTGCCATTGCGAAGGGCATAGTGAAGTTCCTTAAGGATGACAAGATCGAGGAGATGTTCAGGCAGTACGATAGAACCCTACTTGTGAATGACATAAGGAGAAAGATGCCAAAGAAACCCTCAGGAAAGGGTGCCCGAGCAAAGAGGCAGAAGTCCTACAGGTGA
- a CDS encoding 50S ribosomal protein L13 — MLKIIDGTNLIYGRLSAHVAKELLRGEEVVIVNAKNVAVTGSEEFVLKKFRERLDIGSVRKGPYYPRTSNQILRRSIGDMLPKKKTTGKDALSRCFVFSSVPKEYAGKDMETVEEVKNSKVSGFVTLGKVAERLGGKY, encoded by the coding sequence ATGCTGAAGATTATAGACGGAACTAACCTTATTTATGGCAGGCTTTCCGCCCATGTGGCTAAGGAACTGCTCAGGGGAGAGGAAGTGGTCATTGTAAATGCCAAAAATGTTGCTGTGACCGGATCAGAAGAATTTGTACTGAAAAAATTCCGGGAAAGACTGGATATTGGAAGCGTGAGGAAGGGTCCTTACTATCCAAGGACATCCAATCAGATCCTGAGGAGATCCATCGGAGATATGCTTCCCAAGAAGAAGACTACTGGAAAGGATGCACTTTCGAGATGCTTTGTATTCAGCAGTGTTCCGAAAGAATATGCCGGCAAGGACATGGAAACCGTGGAGGAAGTGAAGAATTCCAAGGTCAGTGGCTTCGTTACCCTTGGCAAGGTAGCAGAAAGACTTGGAGGCAAGTATTAA
- a CDS encoding 50S ribosomal protein L18e: MSIKSNNKESTVLKETVDELLKVSRENSSVFWRDVAKRINSRRRSYASVNVGKIDKLANDGDIIVVPGSLLGSGYFERKVTIAALKASRGAIQKLSDSGAEFKSLVDVAHENPKGTGIKIVG, encoded by the coding sequence ATGTCAATTAAATCTAATAACAAAGAAAGTACTGTCCTGAAGGAAACTGTGGACGAACTCCTGAAGGTTTCACGGGAAAACAGTTCAGTGTTCTGGAGAGACGTAGCCAAGAGAATCAACTCCCGGAGAAGATCATATGCCAGCGTAAACGTGGGAAAGATTGATAAACTGGCCAATGACGGCGACATAATAGTAGTCCCCGGATCGCTTCTAGGATCGGGTTATTTCGAAAGGAAGGTCACCATTGCAGCACTCAAGGCGTCAAGGGGTGCAATCCAGAAGCTAAGTGATTCAGGCGCAGAATTCAAGAGTCTTGTTGATGTTGCCCACGAGAATCCGAAAGGAACAGGCATCAAGATAGTGGGGTGA
- a CDS encoding RNA methyltransferase, which produces MNRRTQSKSELKEKKENFIHNFSTALQQMSEMVCVVLVEPEIQGNIGAVARLLRNAGLHDLRIVNGPEIDDEALARSMGGKDILLSASRFTSFRESVADCTVVAATSSEQTLSDRKFRRLPVTPWDFWNIHSPGKEKIALVFGREADGLRNTEIEICNAFIHIPGNPEYPVYNLSHAVSIILYEMLKHLPESDPNIPDPATGEEMELINSKIQEIMRKYGYPDYKMQNSLIMIRRILARSAITESEFYKLMGILRFVLAPWSENNEVDS; this is translated from the coding sequence TTGAACAGAAGAACACAGAGTAAGTCTGAGCTCAAGGAAAAAAAAGAGAATTTTATCCATAACTTTTCCACAGCACTCCAGCAGATGTCAGAAATGGTCTGCGTTGTGCTTGTGGAACCTGAAATTCAGGGCAATATTGGTGCAGTGGCCAGACTTCTCAGAAATGCTGGTTTACATGATCTGCGTATAGTGAACGGCCCTGAAATAGATGATGAAGCCCTTGCAAGATCAATGGGCGGCAAGGACATCCTCTTATCCGCAAGCAGATTCACTTCATTCAGGGAATCGGTTGCGGACTGCACTGTTGTTGCTGCCACGTCCAGTGAACAGACGCTCAGCGACAGGAAGTTCAGGAGGCTCCCTGTGACTCCATGGGATTTCTGGAACATACATTCTCCGGGAAAAGAAAAGATAGCACTTGTATTTGGCAGGGAAGCAGACGGATTGCGAAACACCGAGATCGAGATATGCAATGCCTTCATTCATATCCCGGGCAATCCGGAATACCCTGTGTACAATCTATCACATGCAGTATCCATAATACTGTATGAAATGCTGAAGCATCTGCCGGAATCTGACCCCAACATACCTGATCCTGCCACTGGAGAAGAGATGGAACTTATCAACAGCAAGATACAGGAAATAATGAGAAAATACGGATATCCAGATTACAAGATGCAGAACAGCCTGATAATGATAAGGAGGATACTGGCCAGATCCGCCATAACTGAATCCGAATTCTATAAACTGATGGGAATTCTGAGATTCGTACTGGCACCATGGAGCGAAAATAATGAAGTCGACTCTTAG
- a CDS encoding peptidylprolyl isomerase, which yields MNDGDFIRINFEMYVGEDKKLVSTNSEQLAKDNGIYDENTKYKETVLIVGSDVLFKEVNESLKQAETGKEYEVSIKAEDAYGLRDPKNIKVHTVREFQRQKIDPVPGQEVSIGGRRGKVISVTPGRVLVDYNHQWAGKPVLYKYTVLGVVDQVPDKIRALIDYNYNVDSGEFSVEENGDVISISVPEKTKFDVAWLEAKFRLVSDIRKYIPGKDIEIRESYKREETPKPEEKPAEPTEAASEEKNQEEAKVEQKNTE from the coding sequence ATGAATGACGGGGATTTTATCAGAATCAACTTCGAGATGTACGTTGGGGAAGACAAGAAATTGGTATCAACGAACAGCGAACAGCTAGCTAAAGACAATGGCATATATGATGAGAATACAAAGTACAAGGAAACAGTGCTCATTGTGGGATCAGACGTACTCTTCAAGGAGGTTAACGAATCCCTGAAACAGGCTGAAACCGGAAAGGAGTATGAGGTTTCTATAAAGGCAGAGGATGCCTATGGCCTGAGGGACCCCAAGAACATAAAGGTCCATACGGTGAGGGAATTCCAGAGGCAGAAGATTGACCCGGTACCCGGACAGGAAGTATCCATAGGGGGGAGACGAGGTAAGGTAATATCCGTCACACCGGGAAGAGTTCTTGTTGATTATAATCATCAGTGGGCAGGAAAGCCAGTCCTTTACAAATACACTGTACTGGGCGTTGTGGATCAGGTGCCCGACAAGATCCGTGCGCTCATAGATTATAACTACAATGTGGATTCAGGCGAGTTCAGTGTTGAGGAGAACGGAGATGTTATTTCCATTTCAGTGCCTGAAAAGACCAAATTTGACGTTGCCTGGCTTGAGGCCAAATTCAGGCTTGTTTCAGATATTAGAAAATATATTCCTGGAAAGGACATAGAGATAAGGGAGAGTTACAAGAGAGAAGAGACACCCAAGCCTGAGGAAAAGCCGGCTGAACCTACTGAGGCTGCTTCTGAAGAAAAAAACCAGGAAGAGGCCAAGGTTGAACAGAAGAACACAGAGTAA
- the pyk gene encoding pyruvate kinase has product MAGTKIVATIGPSSFKTDVLEKMYRYGLSCIRINTAHIEAGYIAKVKETLESLNRKTGMHVGVMVDLKGPELRTGKFPDGHKIVKAGQKLNLTLNGSEGDITLSHPEIAKGLEPKETLLLSDGRVRMRVLSKNSSSIQLESLDDGDLRDRSRVNIPGKFLPLGTLTERDRQFLQEGISAGVEFFAQSFVQRKEDVMTLQKEVSERGGDQLIVSKIETKSGYVNIKEISRVSDFVMVARGDLGVELPLKEVAMAQKHIIEESHKHGVPAIVATQMLESMVKSSSPTRAEVSDVTNAILDNTDAVMLSEESAVGDYPDLAVRYLNEIAEFVESRNSNYAEPREFLGNHVAYSIARASKIVASEIEASAIVTFSKTGNTPKMISAVRPGVPIISAVPARGLANKLSLYSGVVPLLIESSSNDLSNFENIMSAVEKKTGLKKGERVVVTSGAPYFLFGGTNDVRVATIGKFMGRGYPSGKNFKGTVTWKLDGPGDIYVTENMKGARISDLAEFAGIIFLESIGHASEEELSETGIPFIHNTKLLKSLEDGTNVYVDGSTGVITS; this is encoded by the coding sequence ATGGCAGGGACGAAAATTGTCGCCACAATAGGCCCTTCCAGCTTCAAGACAGATGTGCTGGAAAAAATGTACCGTTATGGACTTTCTTGCATCAGGATCAATACTGCCCATATTGAGGCGGGATACATTGCAAAGGTAAAGGAAACGCTGGAATCACTGAACAGGAAGACAGGGATGCACGTCGGGGTCATGGTTGACCTCAAGGGACCGGAACTCAGAACCGGCAAATTTCCAGACGGGCACAAGATTGTGAAGGCCGGCCAGAAACTGAACCTCACCCTCAATGGTTCTGAAGGTGACATAACCCTGAGTCACCCGGAAATAGCAAAGGGGCTTGAGCCCAAAGAAACACTGCTGTTAAGTGACGGTAGAGTCAGGATGAGAGTACTCTCTAAGAATTCTTCCAGCATTCAGCTTGAATCCCTGGATGACGGGGACCTCAGAGACAGGAGCAGAGTCAATATACCGGGCAAGTTTCTTCCTCTCGGTACGCTGACAGAACGGGACAGGCAGTTCCTGCAGGAGGGCATAAGTGCAGGCGTTGAATTTTTCGCACAGTCCTTCGTCCAGAGGAAGGAAGATGTGATGACGCTGCAGAAGGAGGTCTCGGAAAGGGGTGGAGACCAGTTAATCGTATCGAAGATTGAAACCAAGAGCGGATATGTGAACATAAAGGAAATATCCCGTGTATCAGACTTTGTGATGGTTGCCAGGGGAGACCTTGGTGTTGAGCTTCCACTGAAGGAGGTTGCAATGGCCCAGAAGCACATCATAGAAGAATCCCACAAACACGGCGTTCCTGCCATAGTTGCCACACAGATGCTGGAATCCATGGTAAAATCCAGCAGCCCCACCAGAGCTGAGGTTTCAGATGTAACCAACGCGATTCTGGACAACACGGATGCTGTAATGCTATCGGAGGAAAGCGCCGTTGGAGACTATCCGGATCTGGCAGTGAGATACCTCAATGAAATAGCAGAATTTGTTGAATCCAGGAATTCCAACTACGCTGAACCACGTGAATTTTTAGGAAACCATGTTGCCTATTCCATTGCCCGTGCATCCAAGATCGTGGCATCCGAGATTGAGGCCAGCGCCATAGTGACATTCTCCAAGACAGGAAACACTCCAAAGATGATATCTGCCGTGAGACCGGGAGTTCCAATTATTTCAGCAGTTCCTGCGCGGGGCCTTGCAAATAAGCTGAGCCTCTATTCCGGAGTTGTTCCCCTGCTTATTGAGAGCTCAAGCAATGACCTGTCCAACTTTGAGAATATCATGTCTGCTGTTGAGAAAAAGACAGGCCTCAAGAAGGGAGAGCGCGTGGTCGTTACCTCCGGCGCACCGTATTTCCTTTTTGGCGGCACAAACGATGTGAGAGTGGCCACCATTGGCAAATTCATGGGAAGAGGGTATCCCTCGGGGAAGAACTTCAAGGGAACCGTGACGTGGAAACTTGACGGTCCCGGAGATATATACGTTACAGAGAACATGAAGGGCGCCAGGATTTCGGATCTTGCGGAATTCGCCGGAATAATATTCCTTGAAAGCATCGGGCATGCCAGTGAGGAGGAACTCTCTGAAACAGGCATACCTTTCATACACAACACAAAGCTTCTGAAGAGTCTTGAAGACGGGACAAATGTTTATGTGGACGGTTCAACAGGTGTTATCACATCCTGA
- a CDS encoding indole-3-glycerol-phosphate synthase TrpC, with protein MNTVEKIYMDNPGRPRFPYSRTRDTISLIGELHRIKAHGKPGIIKEFKRRSPSGFLNDRYPSVHDYFRSKIDARTAGMSILTEPDYFNGSYEDLSICQEFNLPILDKDFISTPVMVENAYNAGSDAILLIMDFLPPHAVEELACTARNYGMEVLIEFHDLRFLSEIEPMDGVVYGYNRRDLRSLRMDPQDRVVNDYLREHHVDIILESGLDSSLLNSAELSAFAGFLIGTSVLTDNI; from the coding sequence ATGAACACTGTTGAAAAAATCTACATGGACAACCCGGGAAGACCCCGCTTTCCATATTCCAGAACAAGAGACACTATTAGCCTGATTGGAGAGCTCCATCGAATAAAGGCCCATGGAAAACCTGGCATTATAAAGGAGTTCAAAAGGCGCTCCCCGTCGGGTTTCCTGAATGACAGGTACCCCTCTGTACATGACTATTTCAGGAGTAAAATTGATGCCAGAACGGCAGGCATGAGCATTCTCACTGAACCTGATTACTTTAATGGTTCCTATGAGGATCTGAGCATATGCCAGGAATTCAATCTGCCCATTCTTGACAAGGATTTTATTTCCACCCCCGTAATGGTGGAGAATGCATACAATGCTGGAAGTGATGCCATTCTCCTCATAATGGACTTTCTGCCTCCACATGCGGTGGAAGAGCTCGCCTGTACGGCACGGAACTACGGGATGGAAGTTCTGATTGAATTCCACGATCTGCGGTTTCTATCTGAAATAGAGCCCATGGATGGAGTCGTATATGGATACAACAGGCGCGACCTCAGGAGCCTGAGAATGGACCCCCAGGATAGAGTTGTGAACGATTACCTACGGGAACATCATGTTGACATTATCCTTGAAAGCGGCCTTGATTCTTCATTACTTAACAGTGCTGAACTATCTGCATTTGCTGGTTTCCTCATAGGAACATCGGTCCTGACGGATAATATTTGA
- a CDS encoding aminodeoxychorismate/anthranilate synthase component II codes for MKVMVIDNHDSFVYNIVDMIRRLGAEVELFENDGLPDPAYAAKFQFLVISPGPGNPLNPGDRGSTLDFISRTKFKKILGICFGHQLLGFHLGSGIYRTDRLYHGEVDTISNLGGGILKAINGDFHAVRYHSLAITPSSAITVDAVSETDGTIMAFHSKDDRIYGVQFHPESHYSEFGDMIIREFLSA; via the coding sequence ATGAAGGTGATGGTTATCGACAACCATGATTCTTTTGTCTACAACATTGTGGATATGATCAGGAGATTGGGGGCAGAAGTTGAACTTTTTGAAAATGACGGCCTTCCGGATCCGGCATACGCTGCTAAATTCCAGTTCCTGGTGATTTCTCCCGGTCCTGGAAACCCGCTCAATCCCGGCGATCGCGGAAGCACACTTGATTTCATATCCAGAACGAAATTCAAAAAGATCCTCGGTATATGCTTTGGACACCAATTGCTCGGATTTCATCTGGGATCAGGAATTTACAGGACAGACAGACTTTACCATGGCGAGGTTGACACCATTTCTAACCTGGGAGGTGGAATCCTGAAGGCAATAAACGGCGACTTTCACGCGGTGAGATACCACTCACTTGCCATAACTCCCTCAAGCGCAATAACCGTGGATGCAGTATCCGAAACAGATGGTACAATAATGGCATTCCATTCAAAGGATGATAGAATTTATGGGGTGCAGTTCCACCCTGAAAGCCATTATTCTGAGTTTGGAGACATGATAATCAGGGAGTTCCTTTCCGCATGA
- a CDS encoding anthranilate synthase component I family protein — translation MKGSVYTQIPDLLSGNADFAYMCRFNDKNRLHGEEVLITTASAPESGRGKPGSTFMKMLEELHNSTILNAPHFAPVIFSYDMVEEVFGISLRKSSGWPYFSYIVPDSVHTGKVERPSGVPVIGGARPRIDDRERRILRETIGDVRNRIREGELLQAVISQQFRIPDSVDSFGLLKHLLVNDRSRYVYYYKFGDLEVVGSSPENVYRQDGKHALINPIAGTRQRTPGEVNSNGSILELLADTKELCEHRMLVDLARNDLSRISDPGTIKVTGDMVPEEFSSVIHLVSTVESRLRNTVSPLDVLLSIFPAGTVSGAPKRRAIEIIDSHEEVPRGGYAGSVGLMGLDSADMALGIRTMFRTHDMTYTQAGAGIVKDSVPEREVEEIIAKAGTVISGVKS, via the coding sequence GTGAAAGGCAGCGTATATACACAGATTCCTGATCTGCTTTCAGGAAATGCGGATTTTGCATATATGTGCAGGTTCAATGATAAAAACCGTTTGCACGGGGAAGAAGTGCTGATAACAACGGCATCTGCACCTGAATCCGGAAGGGGGAAACCCGGCAGCACGTTCATGAAGATGCTGGAGGAACTTCATAATAGCACCATCCTGAATGCGCCTCATTTTGCTCCCGTTATATTTTCATACGACATGGTGGAGGAAGTCTTTGGAATAAGCCTGAGGAAATCTTCCGGTTGGCCTTATTTCTCATATATAGTTCCAGATTCCGTACATACAGGAAAGGTTGAGAGACCTTCCGGTGTTCCGGTTATCGGGGGTGCAAGGCCAAGGATTGATGACAGAGAGAGGCGAATACTCAGAGAAACCATAGGTGATGTGCGAAATCGGATAAGGGAGGGGGAACTTCTACAGGCAGTAATTTCCCAGCAGTTCCGCATCCCTGATTCCGTGGACAGCTTCGGGCTTCTGAAGCATCTTCTTGTCAATGACAGATCCCGATACGTGTATTATTATAAATTCGGTGATCTGGAGGTTGTGGGAAGCTCCCCGGAGAATGTTTACAGGCAGGATGGGAAACACGCGCTCATAAACCCAATAGCCGGAACCAGGCAGAGGACCCCTGGCGAAGTGAATTCAAACGGAAGTATACTGGAGTTGCTGGCTGACACAAAGGAGCTCTGTGAGCACAGGATGCTTGTGGACCTTGCTAGGAACGATCTTTCCAGAATCAGCGATCCCGGAACCATAAAGGTTACAGGCGACATGGTTCCTGAGGAATTTTCTTCGGTAATACATCTTGTGAGCACGGTGGAATCAAGACTCAGAAATACAGTCTCTCCACTTGATGTCCTTCTAAGTATATTCCCTGCCGGAACCGTAAGCGGTGCACCAAAAAGGAGGGCCATAGAGATCATAGACAGCCATGAGGAGGTTCCCCGGGGAGGATATGCAGGATCTGTTGGCCTCATGGGGTTGGACAGTGCCGATATGGCTCTTGGCATAAGGACGATGTTCAGGACGCATGATATGACCTACACGCAGGCAGGTGCAGGAATCGTTAAGGATTCTGTCCCTGAAAGGGAAGTTGAGGAGATCATTGCAAAGGCGGGTACAGTAATTTCAGGAGTGAAATCATGA